CCCGGCGCTGATGAAAGCCGACCTCGAACGGTTCCGTCACGAAATCGGCACCGACTACATCGACGTTGTATTGATGCATTGCATTACCGAGCCGGACTGGACGGAAAGGCCCGAGTACCAGGCCTCGCTCGAGGTCATGCACGAAGCGAAGGCGAAGGGCAAGGTCCGCGCCGTCGGATGTTCGTGCCACAGTTTCGATGCCCTGCAAAAAGCGGCCGCATCGCCCCATATCGATGTCATACTCGCCCGGTACAACCCGTTCGGAATCAGGATGGACGACACCGTCGAAAACGTTACGGCCGTGCTGCGCCAAGCCCACGACGCCGGCAAGGGCATCCTCGGCATGAAAATCGTCGGGGAGGGGCAACTCACCGCTGAACCGGCCAAGATCAACGAATCCGTGAAATTCATTCTCACGAGCGGGATTGTGGACGCCATAACCATCGGCTTTACCGAACAGGCTCAGGTGAACGACATGATCAGCCGGATCGATGCGGCTACCCGGGCATGAACGGCACATGGTGACCTCTTTTCCCTACTCTGGTGTCCTTCTCTGGTGTGGGACCGCCGCCCTCGGCGGTCATCTCGATTCTGGGCATCACTCTCTTTTTGACCGGCGTGGGCGCCGGTCCCACACCGAGAATTTACGCCCCAGCGAATGCCGGCGAGACGACTGTGCTGCAAGTCGCCGGCGCCACGACAACCGTTTTTGCGGGGCGAATCAGGTGCGATTGCCCTAGTGGTCATCTTGATTTGGCGGGTGCGTAAGGGTATCGTATCGTGCCGGGCTGGAACTTTCGCCGCAGACAAGCTATCCTATGGGCGAGGGGGTCGTACATCCCTTTGTGATTAAACGGCTTCCTCCTTAATGTGGGCGAAGACCAGCCGCATCTTGCGGGATCTTAGCGAAAAGGGGTGCTGCAACCATGAAACATGCGTTTATTCTGGTATTGGTTGGAGTTGTGGCGTGCACAGCGGGTTGCCAGACTAATCCGTTCAAGAAACAGCCGCCTGCGCCTCCGCCGGACCTCCAGTTAGAGGACAGCGGCGGGCGGACTTCGGGTGCTGCGGCCGTGTCGGAACCCGGGCTCAAGCTTTCTGCCCAGCAGCGGTTTAAAGATGTGCCGCTGCCCGAGGGCCTGAAAGAAGACGCGGAACGCACGTTCGTCTACGAGTCGCGCGTGCTGCAAGTCGGGCGCTTGGTTTATACGTGCCGCAGCAAACCCACGGAGCTCGCTCAGTTCTACGTGCGCGAGTGCCCCACGGCGGGGTGGAAACTCGACACCGTGGTGCAGGCGGACGTGATCACGCTCAATTTCTCAAAACCGGACAAGAAGCTCCGCGTATCCATCACTGATTTGGGCATCGGACGGGGAACGGAACTCGTCCTGGTGCTGGTTCCGGAAGAAACGTCCTCATGAGAAACCGATTGACGGTCATCGGCCTTCTTGTGGTGATGGCGTTCGCTTCGGGATGTCCGAAAGAGATCCCGGAGATTCCCGTCATCAACCCCAAGCTGACCGAGGAAGAACAGATCATGCTGGTGCTCGAGGACGTGTGGCGCGGCATGGAGGCCCGGCGCATCTATCAAGTCATGGCCAATGTGTCTCGGAGCTATCAGGATCGCCAAGGACGCGATTACGACGCCATTGCCGCATACCTCAACAAAGTCTTCGACGAGTACCGGCAGATAAAGATAGCCCGTGTACAGCCGCGCGTCATCGTTCAGGGCAGTCAAGCGCGGGCGGTAGAAACGTTTGGCACCATAGCCAAACCCGACCCCCGCTCCGAATACCCCCCCATCGATCTGCACGGCCAGGTCACGGTGTTCCTGGAAAAAGTCGACAGCCGCTGGCTCATTGTCGAGTGGGGGTCGATACAATAGTTTGTAACTCAAGGCGCGCAACGTTTCGGAAAGTCCCAAATTATGGCAAGGAAATACAAAAGCAGCCGTGTAAAAGAAATCTTGAAGACTTCGCGTCATGCGGAGGAAGAAATCAGCTCGCTGTGGCACAGCATTCGGGAAAAGCCGTGGCAATACGGTATTGGCGCCGCAGTTGTCGTTGCCGCGCTCCTGTTCACTGTAGGCTACCAGCAGCACACCAAGGCATCAAACCGCACGAACTATACGGCATATGCCAAAGCGATCGAAGCGGAAGATCCCGCCGGCCAGGAGAAAGAACTTGAATCGGCAGTCGCGGTGGGCATGGCAACGCCGGAGGTCCTCTACATGATGGGCGAGACCGCCATAAAAGCCGGCGAGTACGATAAGGCGAAATCCGCCCTCGAGCGGTTGCGCCAGGAGCATCCCGAGTCCAAGTTTGTTCCAGACGCCGTCGAGGCCATTGGTTTCATCGCGCAGGAAGCCGAGGACTACGATGCCGCGCTGAAAGCATACAATGAGGTGAGTGAGAAGTGGCCGCAGAGCTTCGCGGCCCGCCGGCAAGCGCTAAACCTTGCCCGGGTGTATGAAGCCCAAGGCAATCTCGAGGGAGCGGTCAAGGCCTACCAGGATCAGACCCGGCAGTTCCCCAATTCCAGCGTAGCAAAGGAAGCCGAGATGGCCCTTTCCCGCCTGCGCGAGTCCAATCCTGAGCTATTCGCCGAGGAGGCGGCAAAGACGCCGCCGGCGGAAACAAGTCCCGTGACGCCGCCCGCGGAGACCCCAGCGGAAGCGGCCCCGGTAGCGCCATCCGCGGAAACCCCAGCGGAAGCGGCCCCTGCCGCATCTCCAGCAGAAGGGGGCGGGGAGACGGACGAGCTTCCGGAGGTTTCCAAGGCGCCCAAACTGGTGATCCCCGATGCCGCGGCAGCACAGGGCGGCGCTGACAAAGGCGCTGCGGAGCAGAGCACTCCGGCCGAGCCGGCCTCTGCCGGCGAGACCCAGCCAGCCACCGTGCAGTAGCAACCGATATCGAAGCAGCGCGCCGGTTTCGGGGTAACCCTCGAAACCGGCGCGTTTTGTGTTCACAAGCGTTCGCTATTCCTGTTGAACGTCCGTTTGTTCCAGCGCTTTGCGGATTTCCGAAGCCACTATCTTCCCCAGAAAAACAGAGCCCTCATCGTTGAAATGCACATTCTTGGGATGCTGGTATTTCTCCAGTTCGGGGAGGACTCGGGCATAGAGGTCATTGATGGTTATTCCATGCGCCCTCATAACGCGGGCGGCGATAGCATTGTAGGCGGCCTCGTCTCCTTTGACGCGGCGGCTGGCGCCTTCGGGTACGGGTGTCGTCGATGCCCAGATCAGCCGGGCCTTGGTCTGCTTCAGGCGCACCACGAGCCTTTCGAGATTTGCCTTGTAGGCAGCGGGCGGCACCTGGCGTAGGTCAGTGGTCTCGGAAGCTCCGGCCTTGTCCACGTGTTTGAGATCGTGCAGACCCCAATTGAAGTGAATGACGTCCCACGGTTTGTCGCCTAGCCATTTGTCGATATTCTCTAGGCCCCGCGTGGTTGGACCGGCGTTCGCGGGGATGCGCAGAAGGTTCGCGGCGCCTGCAAGCTCTTTGCGAACGGCGAGGGTGTATCCCACGGAAATGGAATCGCCAATGAGCAAGACGCGCGGAAGAGCGGGATTCTCCTCGACAAACGCGAACGCCTCGCTCTTCAACATGTCTGCGGGCACCTGTTGTTCCCACTCGAGTTGTTGCGGCGATTTGACTGCTTGAGCGCCGTCCGGCTGAACCGGCGCCTCCTGCCCGGCGTTTGCGCCGAGACTCAGAAAGAGCGCGAACCCCGCGCAAAGGGCGACGAGAGAATAGCGTGATGCAAACACGAAAGTCCCCTTTCAAGCAATCGGGTGTTAGGAATCCTATCGTTCCTTACTACGTTACAATGACAAACCATAGAAGGCAAGCCTGGCGGCGGCGCTTCTGCGCGCAGGCATGCCGGCCGAATCATATGGTCTGCGAATTGACACGCGGCGCCTGTAGCGCTACTATTTCCGTTGGGAACTGGTTGTGCCCGGGGGAGGGTTCAAGCGGCTTTCTTGTTCCACCGCGGGGCGGGCGGCGGGTGTGAAACATCATCCAAAGGTTATTGGCTGCCTAGGGCTCGTGACCAAGCGGATGTGTGCAGTTTTTGGTTAGCGAAATGCCGCGTTCCGACGGCCAATACCTGTCAAGGACTTGCGATAAATGAGTATTCATGCGACGGCAATCATTGATCCCAAAGCGGAACTTGCGGAAGACGTCGAAATTCAGCCGTTCACCATCATTGGTCCGCACGTGACGATAGGGTCCGGCACCATTGTGGGTCCGCATTGTGTCATCACCGGCCGTACCGTCATCGGAAAGAG
The window above is part of the Candidatus Hydrogenedentota bacterium genome. Proteins encoded here:
- a CDS encoding aldo/keto reductase, with the translated sequence MRHLNRRDFLRFSAATAAASLAFPAATQEPAPHLTAQTTRMLGKTGIQCSLLGQGTGMRGWNGNSDMTRLGRNEFVKLLEHGYANGIRFYDLADMYGSHTYLREAMKRSIKREDVMILSKAVSRAPALMKADLERFRHEIGTDYIDVVLMHCITEPDWTERPEYQASLEVMHEAKAKGKVRAVGCSCHSFDALQKAAASPHIDVILARYNPFGIRMDDTVENVTAVLRQAHDAGKGILGMKIVGEGQLTAEPAKINESVKFILTSGIVDAITIGFTEQAQVNDMISRIDAATRA
- a CDS encoding tetratricopeptide repeat protein, whose amino-acid sequence is MKTSRHAEEEISSLWHSIREKPWQYGIGAAVVVAALLFTVGYQQHTKASNRTNYTAYAKAIEAEDPAGQEKELESAVAVGMATPEVLYMMGETAIKAGEYDKAKSALERLRQEHPESKFVPDAVEAIGFIAQEAEDYDAALKAYNEVSEKWPQSFAARRQALNLARVYEAQGNLEGAVKAYQDQTRQFPNSSVAKEAEMALSRLRESNPELFAEEAAKTPPAETSPVTPPAETPAEAAPVAPSAETPAEAAPAASPAEGGGETDELPEVSKAPKLVIPDAAAAQGGADKGAAEQSTPAEPASAGETQPATVQ
- a CDS encoding SGNH/GDSL hydrolase family protein → MFASRYSLVALCAGFALFLSLGANAGQEAPVQPDGAQAVKSPQQLEWEQQVPADMLKSEAFAFVEENPALPRVLLIGDSISVGYTLAVRKELAGAANLLRIPANAGPTTRGLENIDKWLGDKPWDVIHFNWGLHDLKHVDKAGASETTDLRQVPPAAYKANLERLVVRLKQTKARLIWASTTPVPEGASRRVKGDEAAYNAIAARVMRAHGITINDLYARVLPELEKYQHPKNVHFNDEGSVFLGKIVASEIRKALEQTDVQQE